A portion of the Granulosicoccus antarcticus IMCC3135 genome contains these proteins:
- a CDS encoding hybrid sensor histidine kinase/response regulator, translating into MAGPDDISGGRMKTRILLIDDDAAYVFLCKRYLRVDETFKHTVVSAGTVKEALAICELESFDCIVIDYRLPDDTGTEVIKQLRELLGLAMPPTIVFTADGGEEAAIEAVRSGANDFLAKRNVTQESLCRAVKNAIEKGMLRKSLMHRVSELEEANLLLRKRNEEIQRFYHTVSHEVKTPLTAIQEFVSIVFDGLAGPIEEEQKTILKYALESCDQISSHFNDLLELSRFETGKMTVNLKPSSMRDVFDHCIVAATPAALAKSISLTVADQPHQMPLVMMQSNRIIQVLSNLINNAIKFTDVGGEVVIESEVIKNGTRLRLSVRDNGCGIPAENTGMVFERLYQVNPANDQQNGPGMGLGLSIASEIANLHDSCLSVESELNVGSVFSFELNIAPAEELTDAA; encoded by the coding sequence ATGGCAGGTCCAGACGATATCTCTGGTGGCCGAATGAAAACTCGCATACTGCTCATTGACGATGATGCCGCCTATGTCTTCCTTTGTAAACGCTATTTGCGGGTAGACGAAACCTTCAAGCACACGGTGGTCTCTGCTGGCACCGTAAAGGAGGCCTTGGCGATCTGCGAGCTCGAGTCATTCGATTGCATCGTTATCGACTATCGTTTGCCAGACGACACAGGGACCGAGGTGATCAAACAGTTGCGGGAGCTACTGGGTCTGGCAATGCCTCCCACCATTGTTTTTACTGCCGATGGTGGCGAGGAGGCTGCAATCGAAGCTGTTCGCTCAGGTGCCAATGACTTTCTGGCCAAGCGTAATGTGACGCAGGAATCGCTGTGCCGTGCGGTCAAGAATGCCATAGAAAAAGGCATGCTCAGAAAGTCGCTGATGCACCGGGTAAGCGAGCTGGAAGAGGCAAACCTGTTGTTGCGCAAGCGCAATGAAGAAATTCAGCGTTTCTATCACACGGTGTCGCACGAGGTGAAGACACCGCTGACGGCCATCCAGGAGTTCGTATCCATCGTATTTGATGGCCTGGCAGGTCCTATCGAGGAAGAGCAGAAAACCATACTCAAATATGCTCTGGAGAGCTGTGACCAGATATCGTCACACTTCAACGATCTGCTGGAGTTGTCACGATTCGAAACCGGCAAGATGACTGTCAATCTGAAGCCTTCGAGCATGCGTGATGTCTTCGATCATTGCATCGTTGCGGCCACACCGGCAGCGCTTGCCAAGAGTATCTCACTGACCGTTGCTGATCAGCCGCATCAGATGCCTTTGGTGATGATGCAGTCCAACCGGATCATCCAGGTCTTGAGTAATCTGATCAACAATGCCATCAAGTTCACGGATGTGGGCGGCGAGGTTGTCATCGAGAGTGAAGTGATCAAGAACGGCACTCGGCTGCGACTGAGTGTCAGGGATAACGGTTGTGGCATTCCAGCTGAAAATACCGGTATGGTTTTTGAGCGTTTGTACCAGGTCAACCCGGCAAACGACCAGCAGAACGGACCCGGTATGGGGCTGGGACTGAGTATCGCTTCGGAAATTGCCAACCTGCACGATAGTTGTCTGAGTGTCGAAAGCGAATTGAATGTGGGCAGTGTGTTTTCATTCGAGCTGAATATCGCACCCGCCGAAGAACTGACGGACGCTGCCTGA
- a CDS encoding NAD(P)/FAD-dependent oxidoreductase — MSKQIVVIGGGAGGLELVIKLARKLKRSTEVNVTLIDMNASHIWKPLLHEVATGSLDSNHDETSYRMLARKHKFDFLLGRATRVDAQEQVVHIAAESDDDGEVLVAERMLRFDQLVLSPGSLSNDFGTSGVAEHCIKLDSRAEAERFHKLYLKQLHRVSSAADQETKLSVVIVGGGATGVELAADLHNVAGRLQEYGFEKFSHERLNVSVIEAGSLLLPRLPERIGNSVRKELTRIGVAVLTDTRIESAEKDALITSDGSRIQADVSVWAAGVCAPAFLAESGLPCDNLGRVKVNPDLSVEGFPNIYGAGDCCCCPMKEGGTVPPRAQSAHQMAAVVAHNILATYKGKSSRNFVYKDFGSLISLSRFSTVGNLMGNLVRGTVFVEGWLARMFYLSLYRMHQNAVHGPLSTLLIMLGDRIHKATRADLKLH, encoded by the coding sequence ATGTCTAAACAAATTGTAGTTATAGGTGGCGGTGCAGGTGGCCTGGAGCTGGTTATCAAGCTGGCTCGCAAGCTGAAGCGATCGACTGAGGTAAACGTCACACTGATCGACATGAATGCCTCGCATATCTGGAAGCCGTTGTTGCATGAAGTCGCGACGGGCTCTCTGGACAGCAATCATGACGAGACCAGCTATCGCATGCTGGCGCGCAAGCACAAATTCGATTTCCTGCTGGGCCGTGCCACGCGTGTGGACGCGCAAGAGCAGGTTGTTCATATTGCTGCTGAGAGCGATGATGACGGTGAAGTACTGGTGGCAGAACGGATGCTCAGATTCGATCAGCTGGTTCTGAGTCCCGGTAGTCTCAGTAACGATTTTGGTACCAGTGGTGTTGCCGAGCATTGCATCAAGCTGGATTCAAGAGCTGAGGCTGAGCGATTTCACAAGCTTTACCTGAAGCAGCTGCACAGAGTCAGCTCCGCTGCTGATCAAGAGACCAAGCTGTCTGTCGTGATTGTGGGAGGTGGTGCCACCGGTGTTGAACTGGCAGCCGATCTGCATAATGTTGCTGGCAGGCTTCAGGAATATGGCTTCGAAAAGTTCTCTCACGAACGTCTCAACGTCTCTGTCATCGAAGCCGGGTCCTTGCTACTGCCACGCTTGCCCGAACGTATCGGTAATAGCGTGCGTAAAGAACTGACAAGAATCGGTGTGGCTGTGTTGACTGACACACGAATCGAGAGTGCTGAAAAGGATGCGCTGATTACCAGTGATGGTAGCCGCATTCAGGCAGATGTTTCGGTTTGGGCAGCTGGTGTCTGCGCCCCCGCATTTCTTGCCGAAAGTGGCTTGCCTTGCGATAACCTGGGGCGGGTCAAGGTAAATCCGGATCTGAGTGTCGAGGGATTTCCCAATATTTATGGCGCTGGGGATTGCTGTTGCTGCCCTATGAAGGAGGGGGGTACCGTTCCACCCAGAGCGCAATCTGCGCATCAGATGGCGGCCGTGGTCGCGCACAACATTCTGGCGACTTACAAGGGCAAGTCCTCCAGAAATTTCGTCTACAAGGACTTTGGCAGTCTCATCAGTCTGAGCCGGTTTTCAACGGTAGGTAATCTGATGGGGAACCTGGTGCGCGGTACAGTCTTCGTGGAAGGCTGGCTGGCAAGAATGTTCTATCTGTCGCTGTACCGCATGCATCAAAACGCTGTGCATGGTCCGCTATCGACCCTGCTGATCATGCTGGGAGACAGAATTCACAAGGCCACACGTGCTGACCTGAAATTGCATTAA
- a CDS encoding isopentenyl-diphosphate Delta-isomerase yields the protein MPDVQQVADRQIITAIDEHGELYPIGKLDAHLRNVPHLAVSVFLFNQGRLLMQQRADGKYHSGGLWANTCCSHPGWQESLTDCAERRLMEEVGCQKTLTGFGMIEYQAAVGNMFENETAHCFVGYMHDPALPIGFNTDEVHALRWQTLEQLRTDIHLCPEEYSPWLRIYMQEHFELIANVAYPTNTAVPARTAET from the coding sequence ATGCCCGATGTGCAGCAAGTTGCTGATAGGCAAATCATCACCGCCATTGACGAACACGGCGAGCTGTACCCCATCGGCAAACTGGATGCTCACCTTCGCAATGTACCGCACCTTGCAGTTTCGGTATTTCTCTTCAATCAAGGTCGCCTGCTGATGCAGCAGCGCGCCGATGGCAAATACCATTCTGGCGGACTCTGGGCCAATACCTGTTGCTCACATCCTGGCTGGCAGGAATCTCTAACTGACTGTGCTGAACGACGCCTGATGGAAGAGGTCGGCTGTCAGAAGACGCTGACAGGCTTTGGCATGATCGAATATCAGGCAGCCGTAGGAAATATGTTCGAAAACGAGACCGCCCACTGCTTCGTCGGCTATATGCATGATCCTGCCTTGCCGATAGGATTCAACACGGATGAGGTTCATGCCCTGCGCTGGCAGACGCTTGAACAGCTGCGTACTGACATCCACCTTTGTCCTGAAGAATATTCGCCCTGGTTACGTATCTATATGCAAGAACACTTTGAGCTTATTGCCAACGTTGCGTACCCGACGAATACTGCCGTTCCTGCCCGAACCGCTGAAACCTGA
- the pntB gene encoding Re/Si-specific NAD(P)(+) transhydrogenase subunit beta yields MNQGMVTAAYIIAAILFILSLAGLSKQETARRGNQAGIAGMAIAVLATIIGDGVSNYGILLVTVGIGGSIGAYLAKRVEMTQMPELVAILHSFVGMAAVLVGFASYLTPESHLIGTERTIHDVEIYLGILIGALTFTGSVIAFGKLSGKVGSRALILPNRHMINAGIGIACLILLFMFIGTAPDTAAEASGKGMGTFLLIIMTLLAFAFGVHMVMAIGGADMPVVISMLNSYSGWAAAATGFMLSNDLLIVVGALVGSSGAILSYIMCRAMNRKFLSVIMGGWGDAPKSAAGDDSEEEQGEVISINPDEVAEMCKNADSVVIVPGYGMAVAHAQHPVSELTKRLRDEGINVRFAIHPVAGRMPGHMNVLLAEANVPYDLVLEMDEINDDLSDTDVVIVIGANDIVNPSALDNPNSPIAGMPVLEVWKARQVIVSKRSMATGYAGVENPLFFHENTRMLFGDAKDSVNGILSNL; encoded by the coding sequence ATGAATCAAGGAATGGTCACCGCTGCCTACATCATTGCGGCCATCTTGTTTATTCTGAGTCTTGCTGGTTTGTCAAAGCAGGAAACTGCGCGACGCGGTAATCAGGCCGGTATTGCAGGTATGGCTATTGCCGTACTGGCAACCATCATCGGTGACGGTGTTTCCAATTATGGAATCCTGCTGGTCACTGTCGGAATCGGCGGCAGCATTGGCGCCTATCTGGCCAAGCGGGTCGAGATGACCCAAATGCCCGAGCTGGTCGCAATTCTGCATAGTTTCGTGGGCATGGCCGCTGTCTTGGTCGGCTTCGCCAGCTACCTGACTCCTGAGTCGCATCTGATTGGTACTGAGCGAACAATCCACGATGTGGAGATCTACCTGGGTATCCTCATCGGTGCATTGACCTTCACAGGCTCGGTGATTGCCTTTGGCAAACTGAGTGGCAAGGTGGGTAGTCGAGCACTGATACTGCCTAATCGTCACATGATCAATGCAGGTATCGGTATTGCCTGTCTCATACTGCTGTTCATGTTCATTGGTACAGCACCTGATACTGCGGCTGAAGCCAGTGGCAAAGGCATGGGGACTTTTCTGCTCATCATCATGACGCTGCTCGCTTTTGCATTCGGCGTGCACATGGTCATGGCTATTGGTGGCGCGGATATGCCTGTTGTCATTTCAATGCTCAACAGTTACTCAGGCTGGGCTGCTGCTGCAACCGGTTTCATGCTGTCCAACGATCTGTTGATCGTCGTCGGTGCCTTGGTGGGATCCAGTGGTGCGATTCTGAGCTACATCATGTGCCGCGCCATGAACCGCAAGTTTCTCAGCGTCATCATGGGCGGTTGGGGAGATGCTCCCAAGAGCGCTGCGGGTGATGACAGTGAAGAAGAGCAAGGCGAAGTTATCAGCATCAATCCTGATGAAGTAGCCGAAATGTGCAAGAACGCCGATTCGGTCGTTATCGTACCGGGCTACGGAATGGCTGTTGCACATGCTCAGCATCCAGTATCAGAGCTGACCAAACGACTGCGGGATGAGGGCATCAATGTCCGTTTCGCTATCCATCCGGTCGCTGGACGTATGCCAGGACATATGAACGTATTGCTGGCAGAAGCCAATGTGCCTTACGATCTGGTTCTGGAAATGGATGAGATCAATGACGATTTGAGCGATACCGATGTAGTGATCGTTATCGGTGCCAACGATATCGTCAACCCGTCTGCTCTGGACAATCCAAACAGTCCGATCGCCGGCATGCCGGTTCTGGAAGTCTGGAAAGCTCGTCAGGTCATTGTCTCCAAGCGTTCGATGGCAACTGGCTATGCAGGTGTAGAGAATCCTCTGTTTTTCCATGAGAATACTCGCATGCTGTTTGGTGACGCAAAAGACAGCGTCAACGGCATTCTCAGCAACCTGTAG
- the hemC gene encoding hydroxymethylbilane synthase, which translates to MISTLRIATRNSPLALWQAEDVKARIEALGLGVSVELVKMTTKGDQMLNSPLAKIGGKGLFVKELETAMLDGQADIAVHSIKDVPAVLPEGLQIVHIMERENPHDAFVSNTFNLPDELPEKGIVGTCSLRRQAQLKSRFPHLEVHDLRGNVNSRLAKLDNGEYDAIILASAGLIRLGMQERIALEMSAEESLPAAGQGIVGIESRIDDEEVSALLDHLHHQDTSYRVQAERALSARLDGGCQVPIAAYSQLQGNQIWLRGLVASPDGKTVIKADAVAHQNEAVNLGVQVAEMLLYRGATDILHKLGLTPASLDEVAASAHKYVRRNDPST; encoded by the coding sequence ATGATCTCCACGTTACGAATTGCCACGCGAAACAGCCCGCTTGCACTCTGGCAGGCTGAAGATGTCAAAGCGCGCATTGAGGCCCTGGGGCTGGGCGTGAGCGTCGAGCTGGTGAAGATGACGACCAAGGGCGATCAGATGCTCAACAGTCCTCTGGCAAAAATCGGCGGCAAGGGCTTGTTCGTCAAGGAGCTGGAAACCGCCATGCTGGATGGGCAAGCGGATATTGCAGTGCACTCCATCAAGGATGTGCCAGCGGTATTGCCCGAAGGTTTGCAGATCGTGCACATCATGGAACGGGAAAATCCGCATGATGCATTTGTATCCAATACCTTCAACTTGCCCGATGAGCTACCTGAAAAAGGCATTGTTGGCACTTGTAGTCTGCGTCGACAGGCCCAGCTGAAGTCCCGTTTTCCGCATCTTGAAGTTCATGACCTGCGTGGCAACGTCAATTCCCGGCTAGCCAAGCTCGACAACGGTGAATACGATGCCATCATTCTGGCCTCGGCAGGACTGATCAGGCTCGGCATGCAAGAGCGAATTGCACTCGAAATGAGTGCCGAAGAAAGTCTGCCGGCGGCCGGTCAAGGCATTGTCGGTATTGAGTCACGTATCGATGACGAGGAGGTGTCAGCGTTACTGGATCATCTGCATCATCAAGACACCAGTTACCGGGTGCAGGCTGAGCGGGCCTTGAGTGCCAGGCTGGATGGTGGTTGTCAGGTTCCGATCGCAGCCTATTCTCAATTACAGGGCAATCAGATCTGGTTGCGCGGTCTGGTGGCTTCGCCCGACGGCAAGACTGTGATCAAGGCCGATGCCGTGGCTCACCAGAATGAGGCTGTGAATCTGGGCGTGCAGGTGGCTGAAATGCTCCTGTATCGAGGCGCCACTGACATATTGCACAAGCTTGGACTGACGCCAGCTTCGCTGGATGAGGTTGCCGCCAGTGCCCACAAATACGTTCGACGCAACGATCCGAGCACTTGA
- a CDS encoding Re/Si-specific NAD(P)(+) transhydrogenase subunit alpha — protein sequence MLIGVPSETYSGEKRVALTPETAGHIMKLGHTICVQSGAGLAANIADELYTEAGIEVLPDAQAVYDKADLIMRVRAPATDSTAGDEVAMLRSGTILISFIWPAQNEELMKAMAARNITVLAMDSIPRISRAQKMDALSSMANIGGYRAVVEAANQFGRFFTGQITAAGKVPPAKVMVIGAGVAGLAAIGAARGMGAIVRAFDTRPEAAEQVESMGAEFLMLDFKESEDGAGEGGYAKVMSKEFIDAEMALFREQAKDVDIIITTALIPGRPAPELIMTDMVESMKPGSVIVDLAAERGGNCKLTRANEVVKHGGVTLIGYTDLPSRMAAQSSQLYGTNLRHLITDLTPEKDGVVNVNMEDEVIRGATVIKEGEITWPPPPPRLSAAPKAAPKPVAAPVVAQVKTGGLSGSLIAAGVAAIALLLVGSVAPADFMSHFTVFVLACFVGYQVVWSVSPALHTPLMSVTNAISGIIVVGALLQISSASGLVVFLAAIATLIASINIAGGFLVTQRMLKMFRK from the coding sequence GTGCTTATCGGAGTTCCCTCAGAAACCTACTCTGGCGAGAAGCGTGTCGCGCTGACACCTGAAACAGCCGGCCATATCATGAAGCTTGGACACACAATATGTGTGCAGAGTGGTGCAGGCCTGGCAGCCAACATTGCTGACGAGCTCTATACCGAAGCTGGCATCGAGGTTCTGCCAGATGCCCAGGCGGTTTACGACAAGGCAGATCTGATCATGCGGGTCAGAGCCCCCGCCACCGATTCAACAGCAGGCGATGAAGTCGCCATGCTGCGTTCGGGCACCATTTTGATCAGCTTCATCTGGCCTGCCCAGAACGAAGAGCTCATGAAGGCCATGGCTGCACGCAACATCACGGTTCTGGCCATGGACTCGATTCCCCGGATATCACGTGCCCAGAAGATGGATGCACTCAGCTCCATGGCCAATATCGGCGGCTATCGTGCCGTGGTCGAGGCCGCCAACCAGTTCGGTCGCTTCTTTACCGGTCAGATAACGGCTGCCGGCAAAGTGCCCCCTGCCAAGGTTATGGTTATTGGTGCCGGTGTTGCAGGACTGGCAGCCATTGGCGCAGCTCGAGGCATGGGCGCTATCGTTCGTGCATTCGATACTCGACCAGAGGCAGCCGAACAGGTCGAAAGCATGGGAGCGGAGTTCCTCATGCTGGATTTCAAGGAATCCGAAGATGGTGCTGGTGAAGGCGGATACGCCAAAGTCATGAGCAAGGAATTCATTGATGCAGAAATGGCGCTCTTCAGAGAGCAGGCAAAAGATGTCGATATCATCATCACCACGGCACTGATTCCTGGCCGACCAGCACCTGAACTGATCATGACGGACATGGTTGAGTCGATGAAGCCGGGTAGTGTCATCGTCGATCTGGCTGCGGAAAGAGGCGGCAACTGCAAACTGACTCGCGCCAATGAAGTCGTCAAGCACGGTGGCGTCACGCTGATTGGCTATACCGACTTGCCAAGCCGTATGGCGGCTCAGTCAAGCCAGTTGTATGGCACCAACCTGCGACATCTGATCACTGACCTGACACCCGAGAAGGATGGTGTGGTCAATGTGAATATGGAAGATGAAGTGATTCGTGGCGCTACGGTCATCAAAGAGGGTGAGATTACCTGGCCACCACCACCGCCCAGATTGTCAGCAGCTCCCAAGGCGGCACCCAAACCTGTGGCGGCTCCGGTTGTTGCCCAGGTCAAGACAGGTGGCTTAAGTGGAAGCCTCATTGCTGCTGGTGTGGCAGCGATCGCTCTGCTGCTGGTCGGTAGCGTGGCCCCCGCTGATTTCATGAGTCACTTTACCGTTTTCGTGCTGGCCTGCTTTGTCGGCTACCAGGTTGTCTGGAGCGTCTCACCGGCACTGCATACGCCATTGATGAGTGTGACCAATGCCATCAGCGGCATCATCGTTGTCGGTGCGCTATTACAAATATCCTCGGCCTCAGGGCTGGTGGTATTTCTCGCAGCTATTGCAACCCTCATTGCCAGTATCAACATCGCCGGCGGATTTTTGGTAACTCAGCGCATGCTGAAAATGTTCAGGAAATAA
- the putA gene encoding bifunctional proline dehydrogenase/L-glutamate gamma-semialdehyde dehydrogenase PutA, whose amino-acid sequence MQKTGSTSSPRLDQLRVELRSRYLMSEPEVVNGLLQSLELSDDTLDAIHLDASELVKMLRAHNKPTMMESFLSEYGLSTREGVGLMCLAEALLRVPDATTIDELIADKLESSDWAAHLGQSSSPLVNASTWALLLTGRVLAEGENPTRSLSSLLKRVGEPVVRTAVGQAMKLLGRQFVLGQNIDQAVREARGLEKQGYTYSYDMLGEAAHTFEDAERYTQAYANAIARLASVEGSSIRDKPGISVKLSALHPRYEYSHQHSVMTELLPRVQILAKQAATAGIGFNIDAEEADRLDLSLDVIGALLADPELAGWDGLGIVVQAYSRRALPVINWLLAATELNERKIMVRLVKGAYWDSEIKQAQELGLASFPVFTRKVNTDVSYLACAQVLLDNRTHVYPQFATHNAHSVSAIRRMAGDDTESYEFQRLHGMGESLHERVHDKYNTRCRVYAPVGAHRDLLAYLVRRLLENGANSSFVNQIVDHKIPPEQVAQCPVRELRDTVNIVHPKIAHPADLFMPQRKNSKGFRTNDPASVTTLLEARQVFKNKTWQATSLIVGVEPAAPTEPLHSPNNAADLVGHVALASTEQTTQAIDNAEQFKSSWAATPVETRAAALRQAADAYEDNIAEFCALLCREAGKSLNDAISEVREAVDFLRYYAACAVDIEAASHADTAANGHGIVACISPWNFPLAIFTGQIAGALVAGNVVLAKPAEQTPLIAGMAIGLLHECGIPAGALQLLLGTGSTVGRQLTSDARIAGVCFTGSTDTSRHIEQALAARTQEQIAAGASPNPLLMAETGGLNAMIVDSSALTEQVVRDTVMSAFQSAGQRCSALRILYVQKEAYERVVKMLKGAMDTLSMGDPWNLSTDVGPVIDAAAHESFSQYIETHRKAGTLLHQAQLPQSDSADNHVSHLTIAPALISVDGIGSMEREIFGPILHIATFEARNLSGVVDDINARGFGLTFGLHTRIDDRVQQVVDTIKAGNVYVNRNQIGAVVGSQPFGGEGLSGTGPKAGGPWYIPRLMNRTVDPQTLPATELPAGEVDGLVLPGPTGESNHWRATPRSGVLLLDDGSELTARFATAISALGCEVFTEKLTDIISGSDDVLMQRVSQHSAAVVATPTQNPSELLQLRQGLARSSGPLIPLINTLDDPSRFLLERHICIDTTAAGGNASLLGSTD is encoded by the coding sequence ATTCAAAAAACTGGCAGCACCAGCTCGCCACGGCTGGATCAACTACGTGTTGAACTACGCAGTCGATACCTGATGAGCGAGCCCGAAGTCGTCAATGGCCTGCTGCAATCACTGGAACTCAGTGACGACACCCTGGATGCCATCCACCTTGATGCCAGCGAACTGGTCAAGATGCTGCGTGCGCACAACAAGCCTACGATGATGGAAAGTTTCCTGTCTGAATATGGACTCTCCACGCGAGAGGGAGTTGGGCTCATGTGCCTGGCTGAAGCGCTGCTTCGAGTTCCCGATGCCACCACTATTGATGAATTGATTGCCGATAAGCTGGAAAGCTCCGACTGGGCAGCCCATCTGGGACAATCCAGCTCGCCATTGGTCAATGCCTCGACCTGGGCTCTGCTACTGACAGGCCGTGTACTGGCTGAGGGTGAAAACCCGACTCGCTCACTCTCAAGCCTGCTCAAACGCGTAGGCGAGCCTGTGGTTCGCACCGCCGTGGGCCAGGCAATGAAATTACTGGGACGCCAGTTCGTACTGGGCCAGAATATTGATCAGGCGGTACGCGAGGCGAGAGGCCTGGAGAAACAAGGGTATACCTACTCCTATGACATGCTCGGTGAAGCGGCTCATACCTTCGAGGACGCTGAGCGTTACACACAAGCCTACGCCAATGCCATTGCACGACTGGCCAGTGTCGAGGGCAGTTCTATTCGGGACAAGCCGGGTATCTCCGTCAAGCTCTCGGCCCTGCATCCACGCTACGAATACAGCCATCAGCACAGTGTCATGACAGAACTGCTGCCACGGGTGCAGATACTGGCCAAACAGGCCGCAACCGCAGGCATCGGCTTCAACATTGATGCCGAAGAAGCAGATCGACTGGATCTCTCTCTCGATGTCATCGGTGCCTTGCTGGCCGACCCCGAACTGGCGGGCTGGGATGGACTGGGTATCGTGGTACAGGCCTACAGCCGCCGGGCGCTCCCCGTCATCAACTGGTTACTGGCTGCGACCGAGCTCAACGAGCGCAAGATCATGGTCAGGCTGGTCAAGGGTGCCTACTGGGACAGTGAGATCAAGCAGGCACAAGAACTGGGTCTTGCCTCGTTTCCGGTATTTACCCGCAAGGTGAATACCGATGTCAGCTACCTCGCCTGTGCTCAGGTGTTGCTGGACAATCGAACTCATGTCTACCCACAGTTCGCCACCCACAATGCACACAGTGTCAGTGCTATCCGACGCATGGCGGGTGATGACACCGAGAGCTATGAATTCCAGCGTCTGCACGGCATGGGAGAATCCTTGCACGAGCGAGTCCATGACAAATACAACACTCGTTGCCGTGTCTACGCACCTGTTGGTGCCCACCGTGACCTGCTCGCCTACCTGGTTCGCCGCCTGCTGGAGAACGGGGCTAACAGCTCCTTCGTGAACCAGATTGTGGATCATAAAATCCCACCGGAGCAAGTTGCTCAATGCCCCGTCAGAGAATTACGGGATACAGTCAACATCGTTCACCCCAAGATCGCCCACCCTGCTGACCTGTTCATGCCACAACGCAAGAACTCCAAGGGATTTCGTACCAACGATCCAGCCTCGGTGACCACACTGCTGGAGGCTCGCCAAGTCTTCAAGAACAAGACATGGCAGGCGACATCATTGATTGTAGGCGTAGAGCCTGCTGCGCCGACAGAACCACTACATTCGCCCAACAATGCCGCCGATCTGGTCGGTCATGTGGCTCTGGCTAGCACCGAGCAGACCACACAAGCCATCGATAACGCAGAACAATTCAAAAGTTCCTGGGCTGCCACACCTGTCGAGACTCGCGCTGCTGCCTTACGCCAGGCAGCTGATGCTTATGAAGACAATATTGCCGAGTTCTGTGCCCTGCTTTGTCGTGAAGCCGGCAAGAGTCTCAACGATGCTATATCCGAAGTCCGGGAAGCTGTCGACTTTCTGCGTTATTACGCAGCCTGTGCAGTGGACATCGAGGCTGCCAGTCATGCGGATACAGCTGCCAATGGCCACGGTATCGTAGCCTGCATCAGCCCCTGGAACTTTCCATTAGCCATTTTCACCGGGCAGATTGCAGGCGCTCTGGTCGCCGGCAATGTGGTCCTGGCAAAACCTGCCGAGCAAACACCATTGATTGCCGGCATGGCCATCGGGCTTCTGCATGAATGCGGCATACCTGCCGGCGCCTTGCAACTGCTACTGGGCACAGGATCAACGGTCGGACGACAGCTGACATCAGATGCACGTATTGCTGGCGTCTGCTTTACCGGCTCTACCGATACCAGTCGTCATATCGAACAGGCACTGGCCGCTCGAACCCAAGAGCAAATTGCTGCAGGTGCCAGCCCCAACCCCTTGTTGATGGCTGAAACCGGTGGCTTGAATGCCATGATCGTCGACAGTTCAGCTCTGACAGAACAAGTGGTCCGCGATACTGTCATGTCCGCCTTCCAGAGCGCCGGTCAACGCTGTTCTGCGCTACGTATCCTGTATGTGCAAAAGGAGGCTTATGAGCGGGTAGTGAAGATGCTCAAGGGCGCCATGGATACTTTGAGCATGGGAGATCCCTGGAACCTGTCTACCGATGTTGGCCCGGTCATTGATGCAGCTGCTCATGAATCGTTCAGCCAATACATCGAAACACATCGCAAAGCGGGCACCCTGCTGCATCAAGCACAGTTGCCACAGTCCGATTCAGCTGACAATCACGTCAGCCACCTGACCATTGCACCGGCGCTGATAAGCGTTGATGGCATTGGCAGCATGGAACGGGAAATCTTCGGACCCATCCTGCATATTGCCACTTTCGAAGCTCGAAACCTCTCTGGCGTGGTCGATGACATCAATGCTCGTGGCTTTGGACTGACCTTTGGCCTGCATACCCGTATTGATGATCGTGTTCAGCAGGTAGTCGACACCATCAAGGCCGGCAATGTGTATGTCAATCGCAACCAGATTGGCGCTGTTGTCGGTTCACAACCCTTCGGTGGTGAAGGTTTGTCCGGTACTGGTCCAAAAGCCGGTGGTCCCTGGTACATACCACGTCTGATGAACCGGACTGTAGACCCGCAAACATTGCCAGCAACAGAACTCCCGGCTGGTGAAGTGGATGGACTCGTTCTGCCCGGCCCGACCGGTGAGAGCAACCACTGGCGTGCAACTCCTCGTTCAGGCGTATTGCTGCTCGACGATGGTAGTGAGCTCACCGCTCGTTTTGCAACGGCCATAAGCGCATTAGGTTGTGAGGTGTTCACGGAGAAGCTGACAGATATCATCAGCGGTTCTGACGACGTTCTCATGCAACGGGTCAGCCAGCACTCGGCCGCTGTGGTGGCAACACCGACTCAGAACCCATCAGAGCTTCTGCAATTGCGTCAGGGACTGGCCAGAAGTTCCGGGCCTCTGATCCCATTGATCAACACACTGGATGATCCGAGCCGCTTCCTGCTTGAGCGACATATCTGCATTGATACAACGGCGGCAGGCGGTAACGCCAGCCTTCTTGGATCAACAGACTAG